Proteins from a single region of Pseudomonas sp. BSw22131:
- the dprA gene encoding DNA-processing protein DprA, which produces MPLFEKPHSSPAELEARLRLHRLPEIGPKRFHRLIDVFGGASAALSAPASAWRALSIPMAASDARRHPDVRDGASAAMAWLECPGQHLLMWDDPDYPALLAEIPDPPPLLFVAGNRSLLERPQIGMVGSRRASRPGLDTAAAFARSLAGAGFVITSGLALGIDGAAHQGALDVGGATIGVLGTGLEKLYPQRHKQLAAAMVAQGSAVISELPLDAGPHASNFPRRNRIISGLSLGVLVVEASVASGSLITARLAAEQGREVYAIPGSIHHPGARGCHQLIRDGATLVETIDHILEGLRGWQSLPPSNDAVAPSPTPSAHPLLALLHAAPQTSEALAVSSGWPLPKVLVALTELELEGGIVCEAGRWFGRAP; this is translated from the coding sequence ATGCCGTTGTTCGAAAAACCCCACTCCTCGCCTGCCGAGCTGGAAGCCCGTTTGCGTCTGCATCGGCTTCCGGAGATCGGTCCAAAACGCTTTCACAGACTCATCGACGTCTTCGGCGGTGCATCGGCGGCGCTCAGCGCACCCGCTTCAGCATGGCGTGCATTAAGCATCCCGATGGCCGCTTCGGACGCTCGTCGCCACCCTGATGTACGTGATGGCGCCAGTGCTGCAATGGCTTGGTTAGAGTGCCCCGGCCAGCATTTGCTGATGTGGGACGATCCGGATTACCCCGCGCTGCTTGCAGAAATCCCCGATCCGCCTCCCCTACTTTTTGTCGCTGGCAATCGCAGTTTGCTGGAGCGTCCGCAGATTGGAATGGTCGGAAGCCGGCGCGCATCCAGGCCTGGACTGGATACCGCTGCTGCTTTTGCTCGTAGTCTGGCGGGGGCTGGATTTGTCATCACCAGTGGCTTGGCGTTGGGAATCGATGGCGCTGCGCATCAGGGTGCTCTCGACGTGGGCGGTGCCACAATTGGGGTGCTCGGGACGGGGCTCGAAAAACTTTATCCACAGCGGCACAAGCAACTGGCCGCGGCGATGGTTGCCCAGGGCAGCGCTGTGATCTCTGAGCTGCCATTGGATGCTGGTCCTCATGCAAGCAACTTTCCACGTCGCAATCGGATCATCAGCGGGCTGTCTCTGGGCGTGTTGGTTGTGGAGGCCAGTGTCGCCAGCGGCTCGTTGATCACCGCGCGACTGGCGGCTGAGCAAGGGCGGGAGGTATACGCGATACCTGGCTCTATTCACCACCCTGGGGCGCGCGGTTGTCATCAGTTGATACGCGACGGAGCGACACTGGTGGAAACCATCGATCACATCCTGGAGGGCTTGCGCGGCTGGCAATCCCTGCCGCCGTCCAATGATGCCGTCGCGCCTTCACCCACGCCCTCTGCTCATCCGCTGCTTGCCTTGCTGCACGCCGCGCCACAGACCAGCGAAGCGCTTGCTGTCAGCAGCGGATGGCCATTGCCGAAGGTACTGGTTGCCTTGACGGAGCTTGAGCTGGAAGGTGGCATCGTCTGCGAAGCCGGACGATGGTTTGGCCGGGCGCCGTGA
- a CDS encoding NADPH:quinone reductase, with the protein MAKRIQFHTHGGPEVLEYVDFEPAAPGPKEVLVRNKAIGVNFIETYFRTGLYPTPSMPSGLGNEGAGLVEAVGSEVTHVKVGDRVAYGTGPLGSYADVHLIPEANLAKLPDDISFEQAAAVMLKGLTVQYLFRQTYEIRPEEIILFHAAAGGVGSIACQWANALGVKLIGTVSSAEKAAHAKALGAWEIIDYSKEDVAKRVSELTDGKKVSVVYDGVGKDTWETSLNCLELRGLLVSFGNASGPVSGVNLQILAQKGSLYVTRPTLGSYANTPQALQAMADEVFAMVASGKVKVDNIQQYALKDAGKAQTELSARRTIGSMILVP; encoded by the coding sequence ATGGCAAAGCGTATCCAGTTCCATACCCACGGCGGCCCAGAAGTCCTTGAGTACGTCGACTTCGAGCCAGCAGCGCCCGGGCCCAAGGAAGTCCTTGTGCGCAACAAGGCGATTGGCGTCAATTTCATCGAAACGTATTTCCGCACAGGCCTTTATCCAACCCCATCCATGCCTTCCGGGCTCGGTAACGAAGGTGCCGGTTTGGTCGAAGCGGTGGGCAGCGAGGTCACTCACGTCAAGGTCGGGGATCGCGTGGCGTACGGCACAGGCCCATTGGGAAGTTATGCCGACGTGCATCTTATTCCAGAGGCCAATCTGGCAAAACTGCCGGACGACATCAGCTTCGAGCAGGCTGCAGCCGTGATGCTCAAAGGGCTGACGGTGCAGTACCTGTTTCGCCAAACCTACGAAATCCGGCCTGAAGAAATCATTCTGTTTCATGCCGCCGCTGGAGGTGTCGGCTCCATCGCCTGCCAGTGGGCGAATGCCTTGGGCGTCAAACTGATTGGCACGGTCAGCTCCGCGGAAAAAGCCGCGCACGCGAAAGCCTTAGGCGCGTGGGAGATCATCGATTACAGCAAGGAGGACGTGGCCAAGCGCGTATCTGAGTTGACCGATGGCAAGAAGGTCTCGGTGGTGTATGACGGCGTCGGCAAAGACACGTGGGAAACATCGCTCAATTGCCTGGAACTGCGCGGTTTGCTGGTGAGTTTCGGGAATGCATCCGGGCCGGTCTCGGGCGTAAACCTGCAAATACTGGCGCAGAAGGGCTCGCTGTATGTCACGCGTCCTACCCTGGGGTCTTACGCCAACACCCCGCAAGCACTCCAGGCGATGGCTGACGAAGTGTTCGCCATGGTCGCCAGCGGCAAGGTGAAGGTCGACAACATTCAGCAATACGCCCTGAAAGACGCAGGCAAGGCGCAGACCGAACTGTCCGCGCGGCGCACAATAGGGTCGATGATTCTGGTGCCTTAA
- the hemF gene encoding oxygen-dependent coproporphyrinogen oxidase produces MSTRTDAVKTYLLDLQDRICAALEQEDGQARFVEDAWTRPAGGGGRTRVLENGEVIEKGGVNFSHVFGAGLPPSASAHRPELAGRGFEALGVSLVMHPHNPHVPTAHANVRFFIAEKEGEEPVWWFGGGFDLTPYYGVDEDCVHWHRVAEQACAPFGADVYPRYKAWCDTYFHIKHRNEPRGVGGLFFDDLNEWDFDTSFAFIRAIGDAFINAYLPIVQRRKATAYTAQQREFQEFRRGRYVEFNLVYDRGTLFGLQSGGRTESILMSLPPQVRWGYDWKAVPGSEEARLTDYFLQDRDWLGEAQGK; encoded by the coding sequence ATGTCCACCCGTACCGACGCCGTCAAAACCTACCTGCTGGACCTTCAAGACCGAATCTGCGCTGCCCTTGAGCAAGAAGACGGACAGGCACGTTTCGTCGAAGATGCCTGGACACGGCCTGCAGGCGGTGGTGGTCGTACCCGTGTGCTGGAAAACGGTGAAGTGATTGAAAAAGGCGGGGTGAATTTCTCCCACGTTTTCGGCGCAGGCCTGCCACCCTCGGCCAGCGCGCATCGTCCTGAGCTGGCCGGCCGAGGCTTCGAGGCGCTGGGCGTTTCGCTGGTCATGCATCCTCACAATCCTCATGTTCCGACCGCCCACGCCAATGTGCGTTTCTTCATCGCCGAAAAAGAAGGCGAGGAACCCGTCTGGTGGTTTGGCGGCGGCTTCGACCTGACGCCTTATTACGGCGTCGATGAGGATTGCGTGCACTGGCATCGGGTAGCCGAACAGGCCTGCGCGCCGTTCGGTGCTGATGTTTATCCGCGTTACAAGGCGTGGTGCGATACCTACTTTCACATCAAGCACCGCAACGAGCCGCGCGGCGTGGGAGGCCTGTTTTTCGATGACCTGAACGAGTGGGATTTCGACACCAGCTTCGCGTTCATCCGGGCCATTGGCGATGCGTTCATCAACGCTTACCTGCCGATAGTGCAGCGCCGCAAAGCGACGGCTTACACCGCTCAACAGCGCGAATTTCAGGAGTTTCGGCGTGGGCGCTACGTTGAATTCAACCTGGTTTACGACCGGGGCACGTTGTTTGGCCTGCAGTCGGGCGGGCGTACGGAGTCGATCCTCATGTCGCTTCCGCCCCAAGTGCGTTGGGGTTACGACTGGAAGGCAGTACCGGGCAGCGAAGAGGCGCGCCTGACTGACTACTTTTTGCAGGACCGGGATTGGCTGGGTGAGGCGCAAGGTAAATGA
- the def gene encoding peptide deformylase, translating into MAILNILEFPDSRLRTIAKPVAVVDDGVRQLVDDMFETMYEAPGIGLAATQVNVHQRIVVMDLSEDRSDPRVFINPEFETLTDEMEQYQEGCLSVPGFYENVDRPQRIKIKALDRDGQPYELIAEGLLAVCIQHECDHLNGKLFVDYLSNLKRDRIKKKLEKLHKQNA; encoded by the coding sequence ATGGCCATTTTAAACATCCTCGAATTTCCAGACTCGCGCCTTCGCACCATCGCTAAACCGGTGGCAGTGGTCGACGACGGCGTTCGCCAGTTGGTCGACGACATGTTTGAAACCATGTATGAGGCGCCTGGCATCGGTCTTGCGGCGACGCAAGTCAACGTACACCAGCGCATCGTGGTCATGGACCTGAGCGAAGACCGCAGCGATCCGCGAGTCTTCATCAACCCCGAGTTCGAAACCCTGACTGACGAGATGGAACAGTATCAGGAAGGCTGCCTTTCGGTGCCGGGCTTCTATGAGAATGTAGATCGGCCGCAGAGAATAAAAATCAAGGCCCTCGACCGTGATGGTCAACCTTATGAGCTCATCGCCGAAGGCCTGCTTGCGGTGTGCATCCAGCATGAATGCGATCACTTGAACGGCAAGCTGTTCGTCGACTACTTGTCCAATCTCAAGCGGGACCGGATCAAGAAAAAGCTCGAAAAACTGCACAAGCAGAACGCTTGA
- the betC gene encoding choline-sulfatase, whose protein sequence is MKRKNILFIMADQMAAPMLPFYASSPIKMPHLSRLAAEGVVFDAAYCNSPLCAPSRFTLVSGQLPSKIGAYDNAADFPADIPTYAHYLRSLGYHTALSGKMHFCGPDQLHGYEQRLTSDIYPADYGWSVNWDAPDVRPTWYHNMSSVLQAGPCVRTNQLDFDEEVVFKAQQYLFDHVREDGDQPFCLTVSMTHPHDPYTIPKSYWDLYKDEEIPLPAKAPDQADQDPHSKRLMKVYDLWDNPLPDDKIRDARRAYFGACSYIDDNVGKLLKTLEETGLAEDTIIVFSGDHGDMLGERGLWYKMHWFEMAARVPLLVYAPGQFKAGRVKAAVSTADLLPTFVEMAKGELDPGLPLDGRSLMPHLQGEAGHDEVFGEYMAEGTIGPLMMIRRGAYKFIYSEQDPCLLYDVHNDPKEQEELSQSEAHRDLFTAFLLEARAKWEIPAIHHQVLASQRRRRFVAQSLAVGKLKSWDHQPLVDASQQYMRNHIDLDDLERKARYPQP, encoded by the coding sequence ATGAAGCGCAAAAATATTCTTTTTATCATGGCCGATCAGATGGCCGCGCCGATGTTGCCGTTTTACGCCTCATCCCCAATCAAAATGCCCCACTTGAGCCGCCTCGCCGCTGAGGGCGTGGTGTTCGACGCCGCTTACTGCAACAGCCCCTTGTGTGCCCCGTCCCGCTTTACCTTGGTCAGCGGTCAGCTTCCGAGCAAGATCGGCGCCTACGATAACGCAGCCGATTTCCCGGCAGATATACCGACCTACGCCCACTACTTACGCAGCCTGGGTTACCACACGGCACTCTCAGGCAAGATGCATTTTTGTGGCCCCGATCAACTGCACGGCTACGAACAGCGTCTTACCAGCGATATCTACCCGGCTGACTACGGCTGGTCGGTCAATTGGGACGCGCCCGATGTGCGTCCGACCTGGTATCACAACATGTCGTCCGTGCTGCAAGCCGGACCGTGCGTGCGCACCAACCAGCTCGACTTCGATGAAGAGGTGGTATTCAAAGCGCAGCAGTACCTGTTTGACCATGTGCGCGAAGATGGTGACCAACCGTTCTGCCTGACGGTGTCGATGACGCACCCGCACGATCCCTACACCATTCCAAAAAGCTACTGGGATCTCTACAAGGACGAGGAGATTCCGCTGCCCGCGAAGGCGCCCGATCAAGCCGATCAGGACCCGCACTCCAAGCGCCTGATGAAGGTCTACGACCTGTGGGATAACCCCCTGCCGGACGACAAGATTCGTGACGCACGCCGCGCCTATTTCGGCGCGTGCAGCTATATCGATGACAACGTGGGGAAACTGCTCAAGACGCTTGAAGAAACGGGCCTGGCCGAAGACACGATCATCGTCTTCTCGGGTGATCACGGGGACATGCTCGGCGAGCGCGGGCTCTGGTACAAAATGCACTGGTTCGAGATGGCGGCACGCGTGCCGCTGCTGGTCTACGCTCCAGGCCAATTCAAGGCCGGACGCGTGAAAGCTGCGGTCTCAACCGCTGATTTGCTGCCAACGTTTGTCGAGATGGCCAAAGGCGAACTTGACCCTGGGTTACCGCTGGATGGTCGCTCGCTCATGCCGCATCTGCAGGGTGAAGCAGGGCACGACGAAGTGTTTGGCGAATACATGGCCGAAGGCACAATCGGCCCGCTGATGATGATTCGCCGCGGCGCCTACAAATTCATCTACTCGGAACAGGACCCATGTCTGCTATACGACGTGCATAACGATCCGAAAGAACAGGAAGAGCTGAGTCAGTCCGAAGCCCACCGCGACCTGTTCACTGCATTTTTGCTCGAAGCACGGGCCAAATGGGAGATACCGGCGATACACCATCAGGTGCTCGCCAGCCAGCGACGCCGACGGTTTGTCGCGCAATCGCTGGCAGTCGGCAAGCTGAAGAGTTGGGATCACCAGCCGCTGGTAGACGCCAGTCAGCAGTACATGCGCAACCATATCGATTTAGACGATCTGGAGCGCAAGGCCCGTTATCCACAACCTTGA
- a CDS encoding L-threonylcarbamoyladenylate synthase yields MVNSWRVQQAAREIRAGAVIAYPTEAVWGLGCDPWDPEAVYRLLAIKARPVEKGLILIADNIRQFDFLFDDFPELWLDRMASTWPGPNTWLVPHQNLLPYWITGGHETVALRVSDHPLVRELCALTGPLVSTSANPTGRPAARSRLRVEQYFHEQLDLVLGGSLGGRRNPSVIRDLVTANVVRQG; encoded by the coding sequence ATGGTCAACAGTTGGCGAGTGCAACAAGCCGCACGAGAAATCCGGGCCGGGGCGGTGATTGCCTATCCAACCGAGGCTGTTTGGGGGCTGGGCTGCGATCCTTGGGATCCTGAGGCGGTTTATCGCCTATTAGCCATCAAGGCACGGCCAGTGGAAAAAGGGCTGATTCTGATTGCCGACAACATTCGTCAGTTCGACTTTCTGTTCGACGACTTTCCAGAGCTGTGGCTGGACCGCATGGCAAGCACTTGGCCTGGGCCGAACACTTGGCTGGTGCCGCATCAGAATCTGTTGCCTTACTGGATTACTGGCGGGCATGAAACCGTCGCGTTGCGCGTCAGCGATCACCCGTTGGTGCGTGAGCTATGCGCGCTGACGGGGCCACTGGTCTCGACGTCGGCAAACCCGACCGGCCGCCCTGCCGCCCGTAGCCGGCTTCGCGTTGAGCAGTACTTCCATGAACAATTGGACCTGGTGCTGGGCGGAAGCCTGGGCGGTCGGCGCAATCCTAGTGTGATTCGGGATCTGGTGACGGCTAACGTCGTCCGGCAGGGGTAG
- a CDS encoding LysM peptidoglycan-binding domain-containing protein, translated as MRKSLLALLLLAATGLVQAQVQLKEGHPERYTVVTGDTLWDISGKFLSQPWKWPEIWRANPQVHDPDLIYPGDVLTLTYIDGQPRITLNRAESRGTIKLSPRVRSSPVAEAIPSIPLGAINAFLLKNRIMDTPEQFDAAPYIVAGNGERVLSGIGDRIYARGYFDQEHVGYGIFRQGKTYIDPNTQEVLGINADEIGGGEIVASEGDIATLQLQRSTQEVRLGDRLFVSEEHAINSTFMPSAPATPLEGLIIDVPRGVTQIGVFDVVTLDRGRRDGLVEGNVLAIYKTGEHVRDRVSGQDVKIPDERAGELMVFRTYERLSYALVLHATRSLAVMDKVRNP; from the coding sequence ATGAGGAAATCACTACTCGCCCTGCTGCTGTTGGCCGCGACAGGCCTTGTTCAGGCGCAAGTACAGTTAAAGGAAGGTCATCCGGAGCGTTACACCGTTGTCACCGGCGACACGCTTTGGGACATTTCTGGCAAGTTTCTCAGTCAGCCGTGGAAATGGCCGGAGATCTGGCGAGCCAATCCACAGGTTCACGACCCTGACCTGATTTATCCAGGTGACGTGCTGACGCTGACCTACATCGATGGCCAGCCGAGAATCACACTCAACCGCGCAGAGTCCCGCGGCACCATCAAATTATCGCCCAGGGTCCGCAGCAGCCCGGTGGCCGAAGCCATTCCGAGCATTCCGCTCGGGGCAATCAATGCGTTTCTCCTTAAAAACCGGATCATGGATACACCCGAGCAGTTCGATGCCGCGCCTTACATCGTGGCTGGCAATGGCGAGCGCGTGCTGAGCGGCATCGGTGATCGCATCTATGCCCGTGGCTACTTCGATCAGGAACATGTGGGCTACGGCATCTTCCGTCAGGGCAAAACCTATATCGATCCCAATACCCAAGAGGTTTTGGGGATCAACGCAGACGAAATCGGTGGTGGTGAGATCGTCGCCAGCGAAGGCGATATCGCGACGTTGCAGTTGCAACGCTCGACCCAAGAGGTGCGTCTTGGCGACCGGCTGTTCGTCAGCGAAGAGCACGCCATCAACTCAACGTTCATGCCCAGCGCACCGGCAACACCGCTTGAGGGTTTGATCATTGATGTACCGCGCGGCGTCACCCAGATCGGGGTTTTCGATGTGGTCACCCTTGATCGCGGACGGCGCGACGGCCTGGTCGAGGGCAACGTGCTTGCGATCTACAAGACGGGTGAGCATGTGCGTGATCGCGTGTCCGGTCAGGACGTCAAGATTCCTGACGAGCGCGCGGGCGAACTGATGGTTTTCCGCACGTACGAGCGCCTTAGCTACGCACTGGTGTTGCATGCGACCAGATCGTTGGCGGTCATGGATAAAGTGCGAAATCCGTAA
- the choX gene encoding choline ABC transporter substrate-binding protein yields MKKLSKALAVGVMSLSSVVAYAADPASCSTVRMADPGWSDIAATNAITSFLLDGMGYKAKVDTLAVPIAYGGLKDGQMDVFLGNWMPAQQGFYDKFLATGDVTQYKKNLEGTEFTLAVPDYVYEAGVHDFADLNKFADKFHKKIYGIGSGAPANASLQEIIKNNEFSLGEWKLVESSEQAMLAEVQRNVKKKEFVVFLGWTPHPMNVQIKGMHYLKGGEKYFGDTGSVFTVTRKGYAEACPNVGKLLSNLTFTQDMENTIMKTVVDNKVSNADAVKTYLKANPGVLDTWLEGVKTLDDKDALAAVKAKL; encoded by the coding sequence ATGAAGAAGTTATCCAAGGCGCTAGCGGTTGGGGTCATGAGTTTGAGCAGCGTTGTCGCATACGCGGCTGACCCGGCAAGTTGCAGCACGGTGAGAATGGCCGATCCGGGTTGGAGTGATATTGCTGCAACGAACGCTATCACCAGCTTTTTATTGGATGGCATGGGTTACAAGGCGAAGGTCGACACGCTGGCGGTACCGATTGCCTATGGGGGTCTCAAAGACGGGCAAATGGATGTTTTTCTGGGCAACTGGATGCCGGCTCAGCAGGGTTTCTATGACAAGTTCCTCGCCACTGGCGACGTGACGCAGTACAAGAAAAACCTCGAAGGCACCGAATTCACACTGGCCGTTCCGGATTACGTCTACGAAGCCGGCGTGCATGATTTCGCTGACCTCAACAAATTCGCCGACAAGTTTCACAAGAAGATCTACGGCATCGGCTCGGGAGCGCCGGCCAACGCATCGTTGCAGGAAATCATCAAGAACAACGAGTTCAGCCTGGGTGAGTGGAAGCTGGTTGAATCAAGCGAGCAGGCGATGCTTGCCGAAGTGCAGCGCAACGTGAAAAAGAAAGAGTTCGTGGTCTTCCTTGGCTGGACTCCACACCCGATGAACGTTCAGATAAAGGGCATGCATTACTTGAAGGGTGGCGAGAAATACTTCGGTGACACCGGCAGCGTCTTCACGGTGACCCGCAAAGGCTACGCCGAGGCCTGCCCGAATGTGGGCAAACTTCTGTCCAACCTGACGTTCACTCAGGACATGGAAAACACCATCATGAAAACCGTGGTGGACAACAAAGTCAGTAACGCAGATGCAGTGAAGACGTACCTCAAAGCCAATCCTGGCGTGCTGGACACTTGGCTTGAGGGCGTGAAAACCCTGGACGACAAAGACGCTCTGGCGGCAGTGAAAGCCAAGCTGTAA
- the fmt gene encoding methionyl-tRNA formyltransferase: MTEPLRIVFAGTPEFAAEHLKALLDSPYEVIAVYTQPDRPAGRGQKLMPSPVKHLAQQHAIPVLQPPTLRDAAAQSELAALKPDLLVVVAYGLILPQVVLDIPRLGCINSHASLLPRWRGAAPIQRAVEAGDTESGVTVMRMEAGLDTGPMLLKVSTPITGEDTGGTLHDRLAEMGPPAVLQAIAGLAAGTLTDEVQDDTLATYAHKLNKDEARIDWSRPALELERLVRAFNPWPVCHSTLSGEVLKVLAAHIAEGQGEPGTILSATKDGLIVACGQNALRLTRLQLPGGKPLNFTDLFNSRREKFATGIVLGQSVDTQ; this comes from the coding sequence ATGACTGAGCCATTGCGCATCGTCTTTGCCGGCACCCCCGAATTTGCTGCCGAGCACTTGAAAGCCCTGCTCGACAGTCCATACGAAGTGATCGCGGTCTATACCCAGCCGGATCGTCCGGCGGGTCGTGGACAAAAGCTGATGCCAAGCCCGGTCAAACACCTCGCGCAGCAACACGCTATCCCGGTGCTGCAACCGCCGACCTTGCGCGACGCGGCGGCTCAATCTGAACTTGCCGCACTCAAGCCGGACCTGCTGGTGGTCGTTGCCTACGGCCTGATCCTGCCGCAAGTGGTGCTGGATATTCCGCGCCTGGGTTGCATCAACAGCCACGCCTCCCTGCTACCACGCTGGCGCGGAGCAGCGCCGATTCAACGCGCCGTCGAAGCCGGCGATACCGAAAGCGGCGTCACCGTGATGCGTATGGAGGCCGGTCTCGATACCGGCCCGATGTTGCTGAAGGTCAGCACGCCGATCACAGGCGAAGACACCGGCGGCACGCTTCATGATCGTCTGGCCGAAATGGGCCCGCCTGCCGTGTTACAGGCCATCGCGGGGCTGGCTGCCGGTACGCTGACCGATGAGGTGCAGGACGACACTCTCGCCACCTACGCCCACAAGCTCAATAAAGATGAAGCGCGTATCGACTGGAGCCGCCCGGCCCTTGAGCTTGAGCGCCTGGTCCGGGCTTTCAATCCATGGCCTGTTTGTCACAGCACGCTGAGCGGTGAAGTGCTCAAAGTGCTGGCCGCACATATAGCCGAAGGGCAGGGCGAGCCGGGGACAATCCTCAGCGCGACCAAAGACGGGCTGATCGTCGCCTGTGGGCAAAACGCTTTGCGCCTGACACGCCTCCAGCTGCCGGGCGGCAAGCCGTTGAACTTCACTGATCTGTTTAACAGCCGCCGCGAGAAATTCGCCACCGGCATCGTGCTTGGCCAATCGGTAGACACCCAATGA
- the aroE gene encoding shikimate dehydrogenase — MSDQYVVFGNPIGHSKSPLIHRLFAEQTGETLEYTTSLAPLDDFTAFAKAFFQHGRGANVTVPFKEQAFRLADKLTERAQRAGAVNTLIKQPDGSILGDNTDGAGLVRDLTVNHGVTLKGKRILVLGAGGAVRGALELLLAERPEVIVIANRTVEKAEQLAKEFSDLGLVFPSGFDWLEEPVDIIINATSASLSGELPPISSSLIQPGKTFCYDMMYGNEPTAFCRWAADHQAGQAVDGLGMLVEQAAEAFFQWRGVRPESAPVLAQLRRLLAQQ, encoded by the coding sequence ATGAGCGATCAGTACGTTGTTTTCGGTAACCCCATCGGCCACAGCAAGTCGCCGCTGATTCATCGCCTGTTTGCCGAGCAGACCGGTGAGACCCTCGAATACACCACCTCGTTGGCGCCGCTGGATGATTTCACTGCGTTCGCCAAGGCTTTCTTCCAGCATGGGCGTGGCGCCAACGTCACTGTGCCGTTCAAGGAGCAGGCATTTCGACTGGCAGACAAGCTGACCGAGCGCGCTCAACGCGCTGGCGCAGTCAATACGCTGATCAAGCAACCCGATGGCAGCATCCTCGGTGATAACACCGATGGCGCGGGGCTGGTACGGGATTTGACGGTCAATCACGGGGTGACGCTCAAAGGTAAACGGATTCTGGTATTGGGTGCTGGCGGCGCGGTACGCGGAGCGCTTGAGCTGTTGCTCGCCGAGCGGCCGGAAGTCATCGTCATTGCCAACCGCACGGTCGAGAAAGCGGAGCAGTTGGCGAAAGAGTTTTCCGATCTGGGCCTGGTATTTCCGAGCGGGTTTGATTGGCTGGAAGAACCGGTGGACATCATCATCAACGCCACGTCGGCCAGTCTTTCCGGGGAGTTGCCGCCCATTTCGTCGAGCCTCATTCAACCGGGCAAAACGTTCTGCTACGACATGATGTACGGCAATGAGCCAACGGCGTTCTGCCGTTGGGCCGCCGACCACCAAGCAGGTCAGGCGGTGGATGGCTTGGGAATGCTGGTGGAGCAGGCAGCGGAAGCGTTTTTCCAGTGGCGCGGTGTGCGGCCTGAGTCGGCGCCGGTGTTGGCGCAGTTGAGGCGGTTGCTGGCACAGCAATGA